From one Trifolium pratense cultivar HEN17-A07 linkage group LG1, ARS_RC_1.1, whole genome shotgun sequence genomic stretch:
- the LOC123902336 gene encoding uncharacterized protein LOC123902336: MMQGSLRNASKGGKSSSIDRKLALQQDVDRLKKKLKHEENIHRALERAFNRPLGALPRLPPYLPPYILTLLAEVAVLEEEIVRLEEKVVYIRQDLYQEAVYISSSKPKSEHSPLPNNSNISVTTMDSPKLDKLKSLSQTVDNPAATSTTRPTIPLQENRQGKENKSCTNSFKKRLQPSKQMSKTPIKNLHVDNKSLHKRAHSPRRKKEPRVKAPQMAELRHPSPHQMLPEADCPNVISENILKCLSSILLRISAVKNPGSACDISSPLWTQKPQNHVEGPEFWDPYGICLEFGKRDIGPYKHLCAIDAKSFNAKRTTSTLFLLHRLKLLFRKLASVNLENLNHQEKLAFWINTYNSCMMNAFVENGIPESPDMAVAMMRKAKINVGGHILSATTIEHFILRLPYHYKFTFSKGAKNHEMVARSKYGLELSEPLVTFALSCGTWSSPAVRVYTASQVENELEAAKREYLQATIGISTSKFAIPKLLDWYLQNFAKDLESLMDWICLQLPSELGKEAIKLLEKRKTEPLSQFVQIMPYEFSFRYLLCT; this comes from the exons ATGATGCAAGGAAGCTTGAGAAATGCAAGTAAAGGTGGAAAATCTTCAAGCATAGATAGAAAGCTGGCATTGCAACAAGAT GTAGATAGGTTGAAGAAGAAGCTTAAGCATGAGGAGAATATTCATAGGGCATTGGAGAGAGCTTTTAATAGACCTTTAGGAGCTTTACCTCGTCTTCCTCCTTATCTACCTCCATAT ATACTAACACTTCTGGCTGAAGTGGCCGTTTTGGAAGAGGAAATTGTTAGGCTTGAAGAGAAAGTTGTGTATATCAGGCAGGATTTGTATCAGGAAGCTGTCTACATATCATCTTCTAAGCCTAAATCGGAGCATTCGCCTCTTCCGAACAATTCAAACATATCAGTAACAACAATGGACAGTCCTAAATTGGATAAATTGAAGTCTCTTTCACAAACAGTTGATAATCCAGCTGCAACATCTACAACTAGGCCTACCATACCACTCCAAG AGAATAGACAAGGAAAAGAGAATAAATCCTGTACTAATTCTTTCAAGAAAAGGCTGCAACCCTCCAAACAAATGAGTAAAACTCCAATAAAAAATCTTCATGTTGACAATAAGTCATTGCATAAAAGGGCGCATTCTCCGAGAAGGAAG AAAGAACCAAGGGTAAAAGCTCCCCAAATGGCAGAACTAAGACATCCTAGTCCACACCAAATGTTACCAGAAGCTGACTGTCCAAATGTGATTTCTGAAAATATTCTAAAGTGCTTATCAAGTATTCTCTTGAGAATAAGTGCTGTGAAGAATCCAGGTTCTGCATGCGACATATCATCacccttatggactcaaaagcCTCAAAACCATGTTGAAGGACCAGAGTTTTGGGATCCGTACGGTATCTGTCTAGAATTTGGAAAGAGGGATATTGGTCCCTACAAGCATTTATGTGCAATTGATGCTAAATCTTTCAATGCAAAACGAACCACAAGCACTTTGTTTTTACTGCACCGGTTGAA ACTTCTGTTTAGGAAGCTAGCTTCTGTCAACTTGGAGAACCTCAACCATCAAGAGAAGCTTGCATTTTGGATCAACACCTATAACTCGTGTATGATGAAT GCATTCGTAGAGAATGGCATACCGGAGAGTCCTGACATGGCTGTGGCAATGATGCGGAAG GCAAAAATAAATGTAGGCGGACACATACTAAGTGCAACAACCATAGAGCATTTCATTTTAAGACTCCCTTATCACTACAAATTT ACATTTTCCAAGGGAGCGAAAAATCATGAAATGGTAGCAAGAAGCAAATATGGACTTGAACTGTCCGAACCCCTAGTGACATTTGCTCTCTCCTGTGGAACTTGGTCCTCTCCTGCT GTGAGAGTTTACACAGCATCCCAAGTGGAGAATGAACTAGAAGCTGCCAAAAGAGAGTACTTACAAGCAACAATTGGAATTTCAACATCCAAGTTTGCTATTCCAAAGCTTTTGGATTGGTATTTACAGAACTTTGCAAAAGACTTGGAATCATTGATGGATTGGATTTGCCTTCAATTACCAAGTGAATTAGGGAAAGAAGCTATTAAATTGCTTGAGAAAAGGAAAACTGAGCCCCTGTCACAATTTGTACAAATCATGCCATATGAGTTCAGCTTTAGATACTTGCTTTGCACATAA
- the LOC123885879 gene encoding uncharacterized protein LOC123885879: protein MEVMIQSSNMETFNFSSGSMSSPYISPPSSPKRFGEFYLSAPSSPTRLSEIYREIDYLSSIETSSTNNNNLVDDVDEEHEGGGGFAFFVNHDESKKLSTRSAEELFHGGKIKPMTNEEAKVVVPRKQQKNKGIVFVDESFDERRGRDRERTESSSLNNNNSGRRVTRSHSPSPYRKSNHTLELEEQNSQQQPRINKEESKISRNTPNSGSVSKGSRRWKLSDLLLFRSASEGRGSNKDPLKKYFVGNNNKKNTSEEVIKGSSFRSSESFSNHGSRKKAQVSAHELHYAMKKAESQDMKKRTFLPYRQGILGRLSGFGL, encoded by the coding sequence ATGGAGGTGATGATACAAAGTTCAAATATGGAGACATTCAATTTTAGTAGTGGATCAATGAGTTCACCTTATATAAGTCCACCATCATCACCAAAACGTTTTGGTGAATTTTACTTAAGTGCCCCTTCAAGTCCAACTAGGCTATCTGAAATATATAGAGAAATTGATTATTTGTCTTCAATTGAAACATCATCAACCAACAACAATAATcttgttgatgatgttgatgaagaACATGAAGGTGGTGGTGGTTTTGCTTTCTTTGTTAATCATGATGAATCAAAGAAATTGTCAACTCGTTCAGCTGAAGAACTTTTCCATGGTGGCAAAATCAAACCTATGACTAATGAAGAAGCTAAGGTTGTTGTACCTaggaaacaacaaaaaaacaaaggaattgtttttgttgatgaatCTTTTGATGAAAGAAGAGGAAGAGACAGAGAAAGAACAGAATCATCATcattgaataataataattctgGTAGAAGAGTAACAAGATCACACTCTCCTTCTCCTTATAGaaaatcaaatcatacattAGAATTAGAAGAACAAAACTCTCAACAACAACCTCGTATCAACAAAGAAGAATCGAAAATATCGAGAAATACTCCGAATTCTGGCTCGGTTTCGAAGGGTTCAAGGAGATGGAAATTGAGTGATTTGTTGTTGTTTAGAAGTGCTTCTGAAGGTAGAGGATCAAACAAGGATCCATTGAAGAAATATTTTGttggtaataataataagaagaatACTAGTGAAGAAGTTATTAAAGGTTCAAGCTTTAGAAGTTCTGAATCTTTTTCAAATCATGGGTCAAGAAAAAAAGCACAAGTTTCAGCTCATGAATTGCATTATGCTATGAAGAAAGCTGAATCACAAGATATGAAGAAAAGAACTTTCTTGCCATATAGACAAGGGATTTTGGGAAGATTGTCTGGATTTGGACTCTAA